A window of Littorina saxatilis isolate snail1 linkage group LG7, US_GU_Lsax_2.0, whole genome shotgun sequence contains these coding sequences:
- the LOC138970787 gene encoding sodium- and chloride-dependent glycine transporter 1-like: MDKHGLEVVAVEEVNETSPAYDKCPWISQGELHELTGAEAGQNGGQYGSDESQEQHANAGPERASWGGKFEFLLTCIGYAVGLGNVWRFPYLCYRNGGGAFLIPYVLMLVFVGLPLFFMELAFGQFASLGPITIWRVNPLLKGLGYAMVLVSWFISLYYNVVISYVLFYLYSSLRSTLPWTTCDNSWNTEHCIGPHTKNETVNVTSLEPASGNASSQGDALLQLSTTVSAVAEKTSTAAEEYYKRYVLEQSETIDDFGMINWKLALCLLFAWAIVGICLLKGVQSLGKVVYFTATFPYLMLTILLIRGLTLEGALTGIEYYLKPDFEKLKEPRVWCDAATQIFYSLSACTGGLIAMSSFNKFSHNCYRDSIIVALLNCATSIYAGFVIFAILGFMAFEKGVSVSEVAKHGPGLAFEVYPEALSQMPVPPLWSVFFFLMMATLGFGSQFSIVECVMSALIDEFRHQMVTKRNIIYFRLCIVAVSFFLGLPMVCNGGIYLLNLIDFSVGGFPLLFIGLMELIAINWIYGFEDFWGDVVMMVGEKPKMYWKVCWVALSPLVISVTILFNIIYYTEPSQSDGVPFPNWALVLGWLIAVFPILVIPVWFLYKYCTEGGWQLLKLRSTPLPSWGPAMATDRTERYNADTPIGGPEPIAIRNATDLLTVLRPDELARLMGSTSTMNTGSSMTLATNMGSTYGSKSSV, encoded by the exons GGCGAGTTGCACGAGCTAACAGGGGCCGAGGCCGGACAGAACGGGGGTCAGTATGGGTCAGACGAAAGTCAGGAGCAGCATGCAAATGCTGGACCCGAGCGAGCGAGCTGGGGAGGCAAATTCGAGTTCCTTCTTACCTGTATTGGATACGCCGTGGGACTGGGGAACGTCTGGAGGTTCCCTTACCTGTGCTACAGAAATGGCGGAG GTGCGTTTCTGATTCCCTACGTGCTGATGCTGGTATTTGTGGGTCTACCGCTGTTCTTCATGGAGCTGGCCTTTGGTCAGTTTGCTTCACTCGGACCCATCACCATATGGAGGGTCAACCCTCTTCTCAAAG GTCTAGGCTACGCGATGGTGCTAGTATCGTGGTTCATCAGCCTGTATTATAACGTCGTCATCAGTTACGTCTTGTTTTACCTGTATTCGTCACTCAGAAGTACGCTACCGTGGACTACCTGTGATAACTCGTGGAACACAGAACACTGCATAGGTCCACACACTAAAAATGAAACGG TGAATGTTACTTCGCTAGAACCGGCATCGGGGAATGCATCCAGTCAAG GTGACGCATTGTTACAACTGTCAACAACTGTATCAGCGGTAGCTGAAAAAACAAGCACCGCAGCAGAGGAATATTACAA GCGGTATGTTCTGGAGCAGTCAGAGACCATAGACGATTTTGGGATGATCAACTGGAAACTGGctctgtgtttgttgtttgcGTGGGCCATTGTGGGGATCTGTCTACTTAAAGGCGTACAATCACTCGGAAAG GTTGTGTATTTTACCGCCACGTTCCCCTACCTGATGCTGACCATTCTACTCATCCGAGGCTTGACCCTGGAGGGAGCTCTCACGGGCATTGAGTACTACCTCAAGCCAGACTTTGAGAAACTCAAAGAGCCTAGG GTGTGGTGTGACGCTGCCACGCAGATCTTCTACTCGCTGAGCGCCTGTACAGGGGGTCTGATCGCCATGTCCAGCTTCAACAAGTTCTCCCACAACTGCTACAGGGACTCCATCATCGTGGCCCTGCTCAACTGCGCCACCAGCATCTACGCTGGATTCGTCATCTTCGCCATCCTCGGCTTCATGGCCTTCGAGAAGGGCGTGTCTGTGTCGGAGGTTGCTAAGCATG GTCCTGGACTGGCCTTTGAGGTGTACCCCGAGGCTCTGTCCCAGATGCCTGTGCCCCCGCTCTGGtccgtcttcttcttcctcatGATGGCTACACTTGGCTTTGGGTCGCAG ttTTCAATCGTGGAGTGCGTGATGAGTGCCCTCATTGATGAGTTCCGCCATCAGATGGTCACCAAAAGGAACATCATCTACTTCCGCCTCTGTATCGTCGCCGTGTCTTTCTTCCTCGGCCTGCCCATGGTCTGCAAT GGAGGCATTTACTTGCTGAACTTAATAGACTTCAGCGTGGGTGGCTTCCctttgctgtttatcggactTATGGAACTGATTGCCATCAACTGGATATATG GTTTCGAGGACTTCTGGGGTGacgtggtgatgatggtggggGAGAAACCCAAGATGTACTGGAAGGTCTGCTGGGTGGCGTTGTCTCCCTTGGTTATTTCC GTTACGATCTTGTTCAACATCATCTACTACACGGAACCCAGTCAGTCGGATGGTGTGCCATTCCCAAACTGGGCCCTGGTATTGGGCTGGCTGATCGCTGTCTTCCCCATTCTGGTCATTCCGGTATGGTTCCTCTACAAGTACTGTACCGAGGGCGGATGGCAG TTGCTGAAACTACGCAGCACTCCCCTCCCCTCGTGGGGCCCTGCCATGGCGACCGATCGCACGGAGCGTTACAACGCGGACACGCCCATCGGTGGCCCTGAGCCAATCGCCATCCGCAACGCAACAGATCTGCTGACGGTGTTAAGACCAGACGAACTGGCGCGTCTGATGGGGAGCACCTCTACCATGAACACCGGTTCCTCTATGACCCTCGCCACCAACATGGGATCCACGTATGGGAGCAAGTCCAGTGTGTGA